In Nicotiana tabacum cultivar K326 chromosome 2, ASM71507v2, whole genome shotgun sequence, the following proteins share a genomic window:
- the LOC142166779 gene encoding uncharacterized protein LOC142166779 → MDLAGEKRLLQLNEPDEFRLHAYENTKLYKEKTKRWHDKLIQHREFEPGQEVLLFNSRSKRFPGKLKSRWAGPFEVVSVKPHGAVELHDMSSNATFLVNGQRVKYYWGGDIARHKTSLNLADA, encoded by the coding sequence ATGGACTTAGCCGGTGAGAAGAGgttgctacaactcaacgagcctgatgagtttcgattgcacgCGTACGAAAATACCAAGttgtataaagaaaagacaaagaggtGGCATGATAAGCTCATCCAACATCGCGAGTTTGAGccaggtcaagaagttctcttgtttaattcgagGTCGAAACGTTTCCCCGGAAAGCTTAAATCGCGATGGGCGGGTCcttttgaagtggttagtgtaaAGCCTCATGGAGCGGTGGAATTGCATGATATGAGTTCCAAtgcgacattcttggtaaatggccagagAGTAAAatactattggggtggtgacattgcacgtcacaagacctcgcTGAACTTGGCTGATGCgtga
- the LOC107797961 gene encoding uncharacterized protein LOC107797961 produces the protein MGQLVSAQNTRPAGALPSDTKPNSKAQVNTVTLRKGRVLEEVPKKKKYTASIEGELVPKPVKENEKESEGSEPEVPKYARYLRDIVANKRRHIEFETVVLTEECSARVQSKLPPKLKDPGSFTIPLSHGKQELGRALCDLKASINLMSSSLFKQLGLGVLRPNTITLQLADRSLVMTEGIIEDVLVRVGKFILPANFIILDYKADEEVPIILGRQFLATGGAIIGLREGKLKMRVDDEEVTFNVYKALKLPKHYEDLCMITVVELKGIEQSSYVNCSDLDGTTELEKMVLQAECVKMIEKKIIDERGDLPRACKKARLHGRKKKRKHPT, from the exons ATGGGGCAACTTGTCAGTGCTCAAAATACTCGACCAGCTGGGGCTCTTCCTAGTGATACTAAGCCTAATTCTAAAGCTCAAGTTAATACGGTTACCTTGAGAAAAGGAAGAGTgttagaagaagttccaaagaaaaagaagtataCAGCTAGTATTGAAGGAGAATTAGTTCCCAAGCCAGTTAAGGAGAATGAGAAAGAGAGCGAAGGATCAGAGCCT GAAGTGCCTAAGTATGCAAGGTATCTCAGAGATATTGTGGCAAACAAGCGAAGACATATAGAGTTTGAAACAGTTGTACTTACTGAAGAGTGCAGTGCTAGAGTTCAGAGTAAACtccctcctaagttgaaggatcctGGGAGTTTCACAATTCCTCTGTCTCATGGAAAACAAGAACTTGGTAGAGCCCTGTGTGATTTAAAggcaagtataaatttgatgtcaTCCTCTTTGTTCAAGCAACTCGGATTGGGGGTGCTTAGACCTAATACAATTACTTTACAGTTAGCAGATAGGTCACTAGTTATGACAGAAGGAAttattgaggatgtgttagttcgagtgggaaagtttATTCTTCCTGCTAATTTTATTATTCTTGATTACAAGGCAGATGAGGAAGTGCCCATTATTTTGGGTCGACAATTCTTAGCTACTGGTGGAGCGATTATTGGCCTGAGGGAAGGGAAGTTGAAGATGAGAGTTGACGATGAGGAAGTCACTTTTAATGTGTACAAGGCACTTAAGCTCCCTAAGCACTATGAGGACTTATGCATGATTACTGTGGTAGAATTGAAGGGGATAGAGCAGAGTTCTTATGTGAATTGTAGTGATCTAGATGGGACAACTGAGTTAGAGAAGATGGTGTTGCAAGCTGAGTGTGTAAAGATGATTGAGAAAAAAATCATAGATGAAAGAGGAGACCTTCCGAGAGCGTGCAAAAAGGCTAGACTTCAtgggagaaagaagaagagaaagcacCCAACCTGA